One genomic window of Caldivirga maquilingensis IC-167 includes the following:
- a CDS encoding GNAT family N-acetyltransferase, with protein sequence MVKVRKAEEKDLENVVELVVRLKRLNSEFDPLLKVRDDVYVQVKNWISGYLNNKGKLLLVAESDDGRVIGALVSEVRERLFYEPRMEGVIMDFYIMPEFRRRGIGKMMMDEAIRMLREMGAHVISAEFPAQNQISVAFYRKYGFRPMTNVYVKET encoded by the coding sequence ATGGTTAAGGTCAGGAAGGCGGAGGAGAAGGACTTAGAAAACGTGGTTGAATTAGTGGTTAGGTTAAAGAGACTGAACAGTGAATTCGACCCATTACTTAAGGTTAGGGATGATGTTTACGTTCAGGTTAAGAACTGGATAAGCGGGTACTTGAATAATAAGGGTAAGCTACTGCTGGTGGCTGAGTCTGATGATGGTAGGGTAATTGGAGCCTTAGTGTCTGAGGTTAGGGAGAGATTATTCTATGAACCACGCATGGAGGGCGTCATAATGGACTTCTACATTATGCCTGAATTCAGGAGGAGGGGTATTGGTAAAATGATGATGGATGAAGCCATTAGGATGCTCAGGGAAATGGGGGCGCATGTAATATCAGCGGAATTCCCAGCCCAGAACCAAATATCAGTAGCCTTCTATAGGAAGTACGGCTTCAGGCCAATGACGAATGTTTACGTTAAGGAGACTTAG
- a CDS encoding DUF429 domain-containing protein, with translation MSEPAEAVKLGGVDLSVKRVSGVAEVNDGVLVSRLVESDDEVINELNDASVVAIDAPLSGVGKYRDVDRLMLKMGLKVMPANWRWMIKLSERAIRIKGRLEELGIRVIETHPWSVLHWLNMDLTQLSSKLGVRKLVINGGKDAYDAAVCALVALAYVMGKVRRVTANDGELYLISVED, from the coding sequence GTGTCAGAGCCAGCAGAGGCAGTGAAGCTTGGTGGTGTTGACTTATCAGTGAAGAGGGTGAGTGGGGTAGCTGAGGTTAATGATGGGGTACTGGTTAGTAGGCTTGTTGAGAGTGATGATGAGGTAATTAATGAGTTGAATGATGCATCAGTGGTGGCTATTGATGCACCACTTAGTGGGGTAGGTAAGTATAGGGATGTTGATAGACTCATGCTTAAGATGGGGCTTAAGGTTATGCCAGCTAACTGGAGGTGGATGATTAAGTTAAGTGAGAGGGCTATTCGAATTAAGGGTAGGCTTGAGGAATTGGGTATTAGGGTCATTGAAACTCACCCATGGAGTGTACTTCACTGGCTTAACATGGATTTAACTCAATTATCCAGTAAATTAGGGGTGAGGAAGCTGGTTATTAATGGAGGTAAGGATGCCTATGATGCTGCCGTATGCGCCTTAGTTGCATTGGCGTATGTAATGGGTAAGGTTAGGAGGGTTACCGCTAATGATGGTGAATTATACTTAATAAGTGTTGAGGATTAG
- a CDS encoding chromosome segregation ATPase-like protein, with protein sequence MSLFGGRKDQVSGVVQRIEQIALTVDNLNKQQQALMNEVSNVRGMLQGIGGEVSRLSKIVQDLSGIIRDIVSVQDKRINDISELYQRFSQATDSYLNALSALLGRVEQLSKVMEDAANGLTARINELSKGLEGGLNMMSVIDGKLSDVSQRSSQLLDQFSKIEQVATRLQAASDEAISRQRELESRIIELANKESELKVREESLKRREEELSRIEATLEEEKRRVDAASKLMNDLSSLSNNMGSVISELVNRLSNYEKTLKDLQEREARLREQEINLKNLEARLQLEAARIEANSERLKELEKKEEEIKARLQELANRESQIKAREEQVNKLAAEWERKAKELSELEAKLNNYRDELNKREKELESIKNELDARRRELEGKLEPLVTRLTEEERRLAEWERKLLERERELINYQRTLVVRESMLVELKEKLDEEAEHLKRQQAEFEEIKRKYEELVKQCQSQQRQ encoded by the coding sequence ATGTCACTATTCGGTGGTAGAAAGGATCAGGTGAGTGGTGTTGTGCAGAGGATTGAGCAGATTGCCTTAACTGTTGATAACCTTAATAAGCAGCAGCAGGCGTTGATGAATGAGGTTAGTAACGTTAGAGGTATGCTTCAGGGTATTGGGGGTGAGGTGAGTAGGCTTAGTAAGATTGTTCAGGATTTAAGCGGTATTATTAGGGATATTGTCTCGGTTCAGGATAAGAGGATAAATGACATAAGTGAATTATACCAGAGGTTCTCACAGGCCACGGACAGTTACCTAAACGCCCTCTCAGCGCTACTCGGTAGAGTTGAGCAGTTGAGTAAGGTGATGGAGGATGCTGCCAATGGGTTAACAGCTAGGATTAATGAATTGAGTAAGGGTCTTGAAGGTGGCTTAAACATGATGAGTGTAATAGATGGTAAGTTGAGTGACGTCTCCCAGAGGTCAAGTCAACTCCTTGATCAATTCTCTAAAATAGAGCAGGTTGCCACTAGGCTTCAGGCAGCCAGTGATGAGGCCATTAGTAGGCAGAGGGAGCTTGAAAGTAGGATAATTGAGTTAGCTAATAAGGAGAGTGAGCTTAAGGTTAGGGAGGAGAGTCTTAAGAGGAGGGAGGAGGAGTTAAGTAGGATTGAGGCTACCCTGGAGGAGGAGAAGCGTAGAGTTGATGCTGCTTCAAAACTCATGAATGACTTATCCAGTTTATCCAACAACATGGGAAGCGTCATAAGTGAGTTGGTTAATAGGTTGAGTAACTACGAGAAGACCCTTAAGGACCTTCAGGAGAGGGAGGCTAGGCTCAGGGAGCAGGAAATTAACCTAAAGAACCTTGAGGCTAGGCTACAACTTGAGGCAGCGAGGATTGAGGCTAATTCAGAGAGGCTTAAGGAGCTTGAGAAGAAGGAGGAGGAGATTAAGGCTAGGCTCCAGGAATTAGCCAATAGGGAGAGCCAGATTAAGGCTAGGGAGGAGCAGGTTAATAAGTTGGCTGCTGAGTGGGAGAGGAAGGCTAAGGAACTCAGTGAGCTTGAGGCTAAGTTGAATAATTATAGGGATGAGTTAAATAAGAGGGAGAAGGAACTTGAGTCCATTAAGAATGAACTCGACGCCAGGAGAAGGGAGCTTGAGGGTAAGTTGGAGCCTCTAGTAACTAGGTTAACTGAGGAGGAGAGGAGGTTGGCTGAATGGGAGAGGAAGCTACTGGAGAGGGAGAGGGAGTTGATTAATTACCAGAGGACCCTTGTGGTTAGGGAGAGTATGCTCGTGGAGCTTAAGGAGAAGCTTGATGAGGAAGCTGAGCACTTAAAGAGGCAGCAGGCCGAGTTCGAGGAGATTAAAAGGAAGTACGAGGAATTGGTTAAACAGTGTCAGAGCCAGCAGAGGCAGTGA
- a CDS encoding adenylate kinase → MKLIVVAVPGAGKSTILGIVKSKLPDVTVVNYGDYMFDVAKRRYGITHRDEMRRKLPLSEYRRVQEIAAEEIAKLPGDVLIDTHAAIRMSGGFYPGLPSRIVERLMPDAIIVLEFNPMDIIQRRMKDEALRIREKETPQEIEMHQLANRHYAFAAANEAECPVYILDFHNKVQEKPFQHAEEAAAFIVDLLIKNRQSSLNPPQP, encoded by the coding sequence GTGAAGCTAATTGTTGTTGCCGTTCCTGGTGCTGGTAAGTCCACTATACTTGGGATTGTTAAGAGTAAATTACCTGACGTGACCGTTGTTAATTACGGTGACTACATGTTTGATGTCGCCAAGAGGCGGTATGGGATTACTCATAGGGATGAGATGAGGAGGAAACTACCCCTTAGTGAGTATAGGAGGGTTCAGGAAATAGCCGCTGAGGAGATTGCTAAACTACCCGGTGACGTCCTAATAGATACCCATGCCGCAATAAGGATGAGCGGTGGCTTTTACCCTGGCTTACCCAGTAGGATTGTGGAGAGACTAATGCCTGATGCAATAATTGTACTTGAGTTTAACCCAATGGATATTATTCAAAGGAGGATGAAGGATGAGGCCCTTAGGATTAGGGAGAAGGAGACCCCCCAGGAGATTGAGATGCATCAATTAGCTAATAGGCATTACGCCTTCGCTGCGGCTAATGAAGCTGAGTGCCCAGTTTACATACTTGACTTCCATAATAAGGTTCAGGAGAAGCCGTTTCAGCATGCTGAGGAGGCTGCAGCATTCATAGTTGACTTACTGATTAAGAATAGGCAAAGTAGCCTAAACCCACCTCAGCCTTAA
- a CDS encoding ATP-binding protein encodes MQSRLLATPERANILLGPSWRTVKEKVMGMINDYQLMALVGRAGSGKTHMALNICSELRREWLCMYLDAAQLTDKRLGQLLGVAVKNNEDFIKGVMRLAKSKRLNGTLSRFIKLSINDLISASLNYPVDFLTMLHDLTLAVGLKGLVLVIDEGALSQDDQSIGGFITAVHTLRNTMPRLSGLRVILTMLPDVVDYIAKNDPPLFEILNMGVVNMPDYVTEEDLMEVADAYDLNGELLELIKASNLSMRQVICVAELKDLQRCGLQGEVEVTIT; translated from the coding sequence ATGCAGAGTAGGCTACTGGCCACACCGGAGAGGGCTAATATACTACTTGGGCCCTCCTGGAGGACTGTGAAGGAGAAAGTAATGGGCATGATTAATGATTACCAGTTAATGGCCCTAGTGGGTAGGGCTGGGTCGGGTAAGACTCACATGGCCTTGAACATATGCAGTGAACTTAGGAGGGAGTGGTTATGCATGTACCTTGATGCCGCCCAGTTAACCGATAAGAGACTTGGTCAGTTACTGGGTGTGGCGGTTAAGAATAATGAGGACTTCATTAAGGGAGTTATGAGGCTGGCTAAGTCAAAGAGGCTTAATGGCACTTTGTCCAGGTTCATTAAGCTAAGCATCAATGACCTCATATCAGCATCCCTAAACTACCCGGTGGACTTCCTAACAATGCTACATGACCTAACCCTAGCCGTTGGTTTAAAGGGCCTGGTGCTGGTTATTGATGAAGGTGCGTTAAGCCAGGATGACCAATCAATAGGAGGATTCATAACCGCGGTGCATACCTTGAGGAACACTATGCCTAGGTTAAGTGGATTAAGGGTTATTTTAACCATGCTCCCCGATGTGGTTGATTACATTGCTAAAAACGACCCACCACTCTTCGAGATACTAAACATGGGTGTAGTCAATATGCCTGACTACGTAACTGAGGAGGATTTAATGGAGGTAGCTGATGCATATGATCTGAACGGTGAATTACTTGAATTAATTAAAGCAAGTAACCTATCAATGAGGCAAGTAATATGCGTCGCCGAGTTAAAGGACCTTCAGAGGTGTGGGCTTCAGGGTGAGGTTGAGGTAACCATAACTTAA